In one Umezawaea sp. Da 62-37 genomic region, the following are encoded:
- a CDS encoding LacI family DNA-binding transcriptional regulator yields the protein MSRRRSDSVTLSDVARLAGVSIATASKALNARAEVAPATRERVLRSAAELSFHPNALARGLTSGSTRTIGLLTDELAGRFSIPILLGAENALGNEQMSVLLCDARGDAIRRQHYIRMLLARQVDGFIVVGDSNDLRPSLTRDIPVPVVYVYGESTDPADLSLLADDEGGARLAAEHLVSLRRKHIAHITGPQSYRAARDRVTGLTDVLAENGLPLTGGAPLHGEWSQRWGRQAARMLLATAPEVDAVFCGNDQIATGVADTLTELGRRIPDDVAVVGYDNWEIFAADCRPPLTTVDLNLEQLGATAVTHLFAALDGQARSGVIRQPCRLVVRDSTAPVGLVR from the coding sequence GTGAGCAGACGAAGGTCCGACTCGGTGACCCTCAGCGACGTGGCCCGGCTGGCGGGTGTCTCGATCGCCACCGCGTCCAAGGCGCTCAACGCGCGCGCCGAAGTCGCCCCGGCCACCCGCGAGCGCGTGCTGCGCTCGGCCGCCGAGCTGTCGTTCCACCCCAACGCGCTCGCCAGGGGCCTCACGTCCGGCAGCACCCGCACGATCGGCCTGCTCACCGACGAACTGGCGGGGCGCTTCTCCATCCCCATCCTGCTCGGCGCGGAGAACGCCCTGGGCAACGAGCAGATGTCCGTGCTGCTCTGCGACGCCCGCGGCGACGCCATCCGCAGACAGCACTACATCCGGATGCTGCTCGCCCGCCAGGTCGACGGGTTCATCGTCGTCGGCGACAGCAACGACCTCCGGCCGTCCCTGACCCGCGACATCCCGGTGCCGGTCGTCTACGTCTACGGCGAGTCGACCGACCCCGCCGACCTGTCCCTGCTCGCCGACGACGAGGGCGGCGCCCGCCTGGCCGCCGAACACCTGGTGTCGTTGCGGCGCAAGCACATCGCCCACATCACCGGCCCCCAGTCCTACCGCGCGGCACGGGACCGGGTCACCGGCCTGACCGACGTGCTGGCCGAGAACGGCCTGCCGCTCACGGGCGGCGCCCCGCTGCACGGCGAGTGGTCCCAGCGCTGGGGCAGGCAGGCCGCCCGGATGCTGCTGGCCACCGCCCCGGAGGTGGACGCGGTCTTCTGCGGCAACGACCAGATCGCCACCGGCGTCGCCGACACCCTCACCGAACTGGGCAGGCGCATCCCCGACGACGTCGCCGTCGTCGGCTACGACAACTGGGAGATCTTCGCCGCGGACTGCCGCCCACCGCTGACCACGGTCGACCTGAACCTCGAGCAACTGGGCGCCACAGCGGTCACCCACCTGTTCGCCGCCCTCGACGGCCAGGCCCGCTCGGGCGTCATCCGGCAACCGTGCCGACTGGTTGTGCGCGACTCGACCGCACCGGTGGGTTTGGTGCGGTAG
- a CDS encoding MarR family transcriptional regulator has product MTPRRRLVAQRHLHQSVVDLMALMNLPQRDEVLLSEAGVTLDRALFPLLVGIERFQPIGVVELAEKAGRDHTTVSRQVAKLADQGLVERRPSAEDRRIKEALITAEGRRVIDALDAARHRLNAHAFAQWTDRDLFELERLMRRFVDDLNAPPAPEND; this is encoded by the coding sequence ATGACGCCCAGACGTCGACTGGTGGCGCAGCGGCACCTGCACCAGTCCGTCGTGGACCTGATGGCGCTCATGAACCTGCCGCAGCGCGACGAGGTCCTCCTCAGCGAGGCGGGCGTGACCCTCGACCGCGCCCTGTTCCCGCTGCTGGTGGGCATCGAGCGGTTCCAGCCGATCGGCGTCGTCGAACTCGCCGAGAAGGCCGGGCGCGACCACACCACGGTCAGCAGGCAGGTCGCGAAGCTGGCCGATCAGGGCCTGGTCGAACGCCGTCCGAGCGCGGAGGACCGGCGGATCAAGGAAGCGCTGATCACCGCCGAGGGCCGTCGGGTCATCGACGCGCTCGACGCCGCCCGGCACCGGCTCAACGCGCACGCGTTCGCGCAGTGGACCGACCGCGACCTGTTCGAACTCGAACGCCTGATGCGCAGGTTCGTGGACGACCTCAACGCTCCGCCCGCCCCCGAGAACGACTAG
- a CDS encoding DUF6630 family protein, whose protein sequence is MAPTARDALAALAALLAPGLPDVADRVTSAHDDPGGYLRTHADRLDDRGVDEPIPNLAWIALVDALTDHGLLAEVDWKEEPEEVTARLRALRSTPDASAWTWLDGTDTEIPTYDFLELAGDGLHAAGTALAVLDIESDCYPLVLLPSTQGPDLVDLAAAAGFRADVLGTPEA, encoded by the coding sequence ATGGCGCCGACCGCCCGAGACGCGCTGGCCGCCCTCGCCGCACTGCTCGCCCCCGGCCTGCCGGACGTCGCCGACCGCGTGACGAGCGCCCACGACGATCCCGGCGGCTACCTGCGGACGCACGCCGACCGCCTCGACGACCGCGGTGTCGACGAACCGATCCCCAACCTCGCGTGGATCGCGCTGGTCGACGCGCTCACCGACCACGGCCTGCTCGCCGAGGTCGACTGGAAGGAGGAGCCGGAGGAGGTCACCGCCCGGCTGCGGGCGCTCCGCTCCACACCGGACGCCTCCGCGTGGACCTGGCTCGACGGCACCGACACCGAGATCCCCACGTACGACTTCCTCGAACTCGCGGGCGACGGCCTCCACGCCGCGGGCACCGCTCTCGCCGTCCTCGACATCGAGTCGGACTGCTACCCGCTCGTGCTCCTCCCGAGCACCCAGGGCCCCGATCTCGTGGACCTGGCCGCCGCCGCCGGGTTCCGGGCCGACGTCCTCGGCACCCCCGAGGCGTGA
- a CDS encoding class I SAM-dependent methyltransferase — MPFDHNDHYHRLLLRHVPRGGGVALDVGCGTGRFARRLAGRGLEVDAVDVSEEVVAEARALSAGAGNPRFECADVTAIDLPRGRYDVISCLACVHHMPFSTVAALRDALAPGGVLLILGCYPESTAVDRAWSLAAVPVNAAARLAVAVVEEFRRGSATTGRAPVTRPTTPLRRIRREAEVLLPGCRVRRLLFWRYLLVFRDGG; from the coding sequence GTGCCCTTCGACCACAACGACCACTACCACCGCCTGCTGCTGCGCCACGTGCCGCGCGGCGGCGGGGTGGCGCTGGACGTCGGCTGCGGCACCGGCCGGTTCGCCCGGCGACTGGCCGGACGAGGCCTGGAGGTCGACGCGGTCGACGTGTCCGAAGAGGTCGTCGCCGAGGCCCGCGCGCTCTCCGCGGGTGCCGGGAACCCGCGGTTCGAGTGCGCGGACGTCACCGCGATCGACCTGCCGCGGGGGCGCTACGACGTCATCTCGTGCCTGGCGTGCGTCCACCACATGCCGTTCTCCACCGTCGCCGCACTGCGCGACGCGCTCGCGCCGGGCGGTGTCCTGCTGATCCTGGGCTGCTACCCGGAGTCGACCGCCGTCGACCGGGCGTGGAGCCTGGCGGCCGTCCCGGTCAACGCCGCCGCCCGGCTCGCCGTCGCCGTGGTGGAGGAGTTCCGCCGTGGTTCCGCCACGACGGGGCGGGCACCGGTGACGCGGCCGACCACTCCCCTGCGCCGGATCCGCCGGGAAGCCGAGGTCCTGCTGCCCGGCTGCCGCGTCCGCAGGCTCCTGTTCTGGCGCTACCTGCTGGTCTTCCGCGACGGCGGCTGA
- a CDS encoding AfsR/SARP family transcriptional regulator, with product MVDDVEVAIPAAQQRIILAGLLLYNNRVVSIDRIAWFLWGEKLPPSAVPTIRTYVMRLRRTLGPQVAERIVTKAPGYMINVSPGESDLASFFDLHGRAAELASEGKHAEASAALSSALALWRDAPLLDVPSPTLQDMEVPPLLELRMQTLEWWIDLELQLGRHARLVPELSHLVRAHPLRETLTAQLMLALHGAGRQSDALAAFLHTRNLLIEQLGSEPGQELRHVQRLILRTDGGPQHARPQVPPQATDRGTSHNSRLENRWRLIGSPSFGW from the coding sequence GTGGTCGACGACGTGGAGGTCGCGATACCCGCCGCCCAGCAGCGGATCATCCTCGCGGGACTGCTGCTCTACAACAACCGCGTGGTGTCGATCGACCGCATCGCCTGGTTCCTCTGGGGCGAGAAGCTGCCCCCGAGCGCGGTCCCGACCATCCGCACGTACGTGATGCGCCTGCGCCGCACGCTCGGCCCGCAGGTGGCCGAGCGGATCGTCACCAAGGCGCCCGGCTACATGATCAACGTCAGCCCCGGCGAGAGCGACCTCGCGTCGTTCTTCGACCTGCACGGCCGCGCGGCGGAACTGGCCTCGGAGGGCAAGCACGCCGAGGCGTCGGCCGCCCTGTCGTCGGCGCTGGCGCTGTGGCGCGACGCGCCGCTGCTGGACGTGCCCTCCCCGACGTTGCAGGACATGGAGGTGCCGCCGCTGCTGGAGCTGCGGATGCAGACCCTGGAGTGGTGGATCGACCTGGAGCTGCAACTGGGCAGGCACGCCCGCCTGGTGCCGGAGCTGTCGCACCTGGTGCGGGCGCACCCGTTGCGGGAGACGCTGACCGCGCAGCTGATGCTGGCGCTGCACGGCGCGGGTCGCCAGTCCGACGCGCTGGCCGCGTTCCTGCACACCCGCAACCTGCTCATCGAACAGCTCGGCAGCGAGCCGGGCCAGGAGCTGCGCCACGTGCAGCGGCTCATCCTCCGCACCGACGGGGGCCCGCAACACGCCCGACCGCAGGTACCGCCGCAGGCGACCGATCGGGGCACCTCGCACAACAGCCGCCTGGAGAACCGGTGGCGGCTGATCGGCTCACCCAGCTTCGGCTGGTGA
- a CDS encoding acyl-CoA dehydrogenase family protein, translating to MNVTTAAAGSPAEQADLVTKLVGDRAGEWDRAGALPVDLLRRLGADGLLCAEVPVEHGGLGWTSLDNGEFTAHTGALCSSLRSVQTSQGMAAWTVRRLAEPDQQAEYLGRLTGGELAAVGFSEPHAGSDLVAMSTTIRPDGDSVVVDGHKVWVTAAHYADLLVVFGRYTEGGGAVVVVPADAPGVRVERVADPLGCRAAGHAAVFLDSVRVPASAVLGAGAGLGLLVASALAYGRKSVAWGCVGILRACRDAAARHAATREQFGRPLAEHQLVARHLATLVTGEQVATRLCEHASRCWDSGSPESVIATLLAKNESARRAAEGAAAAVQVLASAGARDGHVVARAYRDAKLMEIIEGSTEMCELLLAEHVVRGVRDAR from the coding sequence ATGAACGTGACCACCGCGGCGGCCGGATCCCCCGCCGAACAGGCGGACCTGGTGACGAAGCTCGTCGGTGACCGGGCGGGCGAGTGGGACAGGGCCGGCGCGCTGCCGGTGGACCTGCTGCGCCGCTTGGGCGCCGACGGCCTGCTGTGCGCCGAGGTGCCCGTGGAGCACGGCGGTCTCGGCTGGACGAGCCTGGACAACGGCGAGTTCACGGCGCACACGGGCGCGCTGTGCAGTTCGCTGCGCAGCGTGCAGACGTCGCAGGGCATGGCGGCGTGGACCGTGCGGCGGCTCGCGGAACCGGACCAGCAGGCGGAGTACCTGGGCAGGCTGACCGGCGGCGAGCTGGCCGCGGTCGGGTTCAGCGAGCCGCACGCGGGCAGCGACCTGGTCGCGATGTCCACGACGATCCGCCCGGACGGCGACTCGGTCGTGGTCGACGGGCACAAGGTGTGGGTGACGGCCGCGCACTACGCGGACCTCCTCGTGGTGTTCGGCCGGTACACCGAGGGCGGCGGCGCCGTGGTCGTGGTGCCCGCCGACGCGCCGGGCGTGCGGGTCGAGCGGGTCGCCGATCCGCTGGGCTGCCGCGCCGCCGGGCACGCCGCCGTGTTCCTGGACTCGGTGCGGGTGCCCGCGTCCGCCGTCCTCGGAGCCGGGGCCGGGCTCGGGCTGCTGGTGGCGTCGGCGCTGGCGTACGGGCGCAAGTCGGTGGCGTGGGGCTGCGTCGGCATCCTGCGCGCGTGCCGGGACGCGGCCGCGCGGCACGCCGCCACCCGCGAGCAGTTCGGCAGGCCGCTGGCGGAGCACCAGCTCGTGGCCCGGCACCTGGCGACCCTGGTCACGGGGGAACAGGTGGCGACCCGGCTGTGCGAGCACGCGAGCCGGTGCTGGGACAGCGGGTCGCCGGAGTCGGTGATCGCCACGCTGCTGGCCAAGAACGAGAGCGCGCGGCGGGCGGCCGAGGGCGCGGCCGCCGCGGTGCAGGTGCTGGCGTCGGCCGGGGCGCGCGACGGGCACGTGGTGGCGCGGGCCTACCGGGACGCGAAGCTGATGGAGATCATCGAGGGCAGCACGGAGATGTGCGAACTGCTGCTGGCGGAACACGTGGTCAGGGGCGTGCGGGACGCCCGGTAG
- a CDS encoding FAD-dependent oxidoreductase gives MAPTTDPDVVICGSGAAGLTLAVDLARRGVGFLLIDKAPQPFGGSRGKGIQPRSQEVFEDLGVIDRIVASGGEYPVQRTYADGGFVDVAVTEQAEPTPAEPYQLALMVPQFLTERRMRERLAELGHVVLHGHELVGFDQDADGVTARLATPTGERTVRTRYLVGTDGGSSFVRKALGIGFPGRTLGVRAVVADVLVDGLTTDAWHRWEQTSLCPLRGTDMFQFQGPIPFDLDVDLSAEGLTALFHARTGRDDIVIREVRWASAFEMNARLADRYREGRVLLAGDAAHCHPPTGGQGLNTSVQDAYNLGWKLAAVLGGAAESLLDTYEEERRPIAESVLGLSVRLLEAVKERDMRRGREVHQLDLGYAGSSLNVGSSGRDKGVVPGDRAPDAPVTGAGGVATRLFTLFRGPHWTLLGHDVDADSAPAARAGLHVHTTGVRGDVVDGGGYFRDGYGLSTGQWVLVRPDGYVAAVVDSGDLGVVESYLDGIGVRG, from the coding sequence ATGGCACCCACCACCGACCCCGACGTGGTCATCTGCGGATCCGGCGCGGCGGGGCTGACCCTCGCCGTCGACCTGGCCCGCAGGGGCGTCGGATTCCTGCTGATCGACAAGGCGCCGCAGCCGTTCGGGGGTTCGCGCGGCAAGGGGATCCAGCCCCGGAGCCAGGAGGTGTTCGAGGACCTCGGGGTGATCGACCGGATCGTCGCCTCCGGCGGCGAGTACCCCGTCCAGCGCACCTACGCCGACGGCGGCTTCGTGGACGTGGCCGTCACCGAGCAGGCCGAACCGACCCCCGCGGAGCCGTACCAGCTCGCGCTGATGGTCCCGCAGTTCCTCACCGAGCGCCGGATGCGGGAACGGCTGGCCGAACTCGGCCACGTCGTGCTGCACGGCCACGAACTCGTCGGGTTCGACCAGGACGCGGACGGGGTCACCGCCCGGCTCGCGACCCCGACCGGCGAGCGGACCGTGCGGACCCGGTACCTGGTCGGCACCGACGGCGGGTCGAGCTTCGTGCGCAAAGCGCTGGGCATCGGGTTTCCCGGCAGGACGCTCGGCGTGCGGGCGGTCGTCGCCGACGTGCTGGTCGACGGTCTCACGACCGATGCCTGGCACCGCTGGGAACAGACGTCGCTGTGCCCGCTGCGCGGTACGGACATGTTCCAGTTCCAGGGCCCGATCCCGTTCGACCTCGACGTCGACCTCTCCGCCGAAGGGCTCACCGCGCTGTTCCACGCGCGCACCGGACGCGACGACATCGTGATCCGCGAGGTGCGCTGGGCATCGGCGTTCGAGATGAACGCCCGACTGGCCGACAGGTACCGCGAGGGACGGGTGTTGCTGGCGGGGGACGCGGCGCACTGCCACCCGCCGACCGGCGGCCAGGGCCTCAACACCAGCGTGCAGGACGCCTACAACCTCGGCTGGAAGCTCGCCGCCGTGCTCGGCGGGGCCGCCGAGTCGCTGCTCGACACGTACGAGGAGGAGCGGAGGCCGATCGCCGAATCGGTCCTGGGCCTGTCCGTTCGGCTGCTGGAAGCGGTCAAGGAACGCGACATGCGCCGGGGCCGCGAGGTGCACCAGCTCGACCTCGGATACGCGGGGTCATCGCTCAACGTGGGGAGTTCGGGGCGGGACAAGGGGGTGGTGCCGGGTGATCGTGCGCCCGATGCCCCGGTGACGGGGGCGGGTGGGGTGGCGACGCGGCTGTTCACCCTGTTCCGGGGGCCGCATTGGACGCTGCTGGGACATGACGTCGACGCCGATTCGGCACCGGCGGCGCGGGCGGGACTGCATGTGCACACCACCGGGGTTCGGGGTGATGTGGTGGACGGCGGTGGGTATTTTCGCGACGGGTACGGGTTGTCGACGGGGCAGTGGGTGTTGGTGCGCCCGGACGGGTACGTCGCGGCAGTGGTCGACAGTGGTGACCTGGGGGTGGTTGAGTCCTATTTGGACGGTATTGGTGTTCGGGGTTAG